From Plasmodium malariae genome assembly, chromosome: 4:
TCAACAATTTAACAACGTTGCTACAAACACATGCAGAAGAAACATATTCCTCATTACAGCATAAGCTAACAAACGCAGCGATATGTATGAAGAATGTAAATGATTGGATAAAGAACAAAACAGGATTAATACTTCCTGTATTATCATATAATACAATTGAAAACCAAGGAAATCCATTGAGCTCTGAACAATCTGAGGTGGAGGATAATAAAACTGGTACTGAAAATACTGAAAATGGTAATTATGATGGGGTTATTAATTTAGTTTCACTTGAAGAGAGTAATGTTAATACTTCTCATGTTACAGATACAATGTATTGCAATGAAGACTATTGTGATAGATGGAAAGATAAGAATAGTTGCGTTTCAAAGATTGAAACAAAGGATCAGGGAAATTGTGCAACATCTTGGATATTTGCATCTAAGGTACATCTCGAAACTATTAGATGTATGAAGGGTTATGAACATGCGAGCAGTTCGGCATTATACGTTGCCAATTGTGCGAATAAAGAGGCTAAGGATAAGTGTCATGTTGGATCGAACCCATTagaatttcttaaaattatcGATGAAAATAAGTTCCTACCTTTAGAAGTAAACCTTCCATATTCATATGCAAAAGTTGGTAATGCGTGTCCGAATCCCCAGAATCACTGGACGAATTTATGGGCAAATGTAGAATTATTAGATTCTAAAGATGAGCCCAATTCATTAGGGGCTAAAGGATATACCGCCTATGAGAGTGACAAATTTAAGGGAAACATAGATGCATTCATCAACATAATAAAGCATGAAATTATGCATAAAGGGTCTGTGATTGCCTATGTAAAGGCAAAAAGTGTAATGGGTTATAACCTTAACGGAAAGAAGGTGCTTAACGTATGTGGTGATAAAAATCCTGACCATGCAGTAAATATCATTGGGTGGGGTAACTACATAAATATTGAAGGGAATGAAAAACCTTACTGGATAATCAAAAACAGCTGGGGAAAATACTGGGGTGACGACGGAAATTTTAAGGTCGACATGTATGGCTCAGAACAATGTGAACATAATTTCATCCACTCTGTTGCAATATTCAACATTGATATGCCAATGGATGATGTTACTGCAGAGAAGGATGCTGGATTATACAACTATTTTCTTAAAACCTCCCCcgatttttataataatcttTATAATAAGAACTTTAACCAAGAAACATATAATGCTTCATACAACGAAAAGGCGTTAGCTGGAAACTCTGAGATTTATGGTTCAGAGGAAGCAGCGGAGGCATCCCAATTAGCAGGAGCAGCAGTATCACCAGTATCACCAGCAAAAGAGGAAGTACCACCAAAACATCCAGAAGAAGTACTATCAACAACACAACCAAGAGCATCAACAGCAGCATCAGGAGAACAAACATTATCGCCAACACCAGTATCACCACCATCAGCACCAGTACCACCATCAGCACCAGTACCAACATCAACACCAGTATCAACATCAGCACCAGTACCAACATCAGCACCAGTACCAACATCAACACCAGTATCAACATCAGCACCAGTACCAACATCAACATCAGGACAAGCACCACAAACATCAGCAGTGAAAGCTGAAGTCGCTACTACACCAAAGAGTACAACAGTTGCGGATGTTAAAGTATTTCATgtactaaaatatattaagaatactaaggtaaaaatgaatttgGTTAAATATAACACACGTGCGGCTATTGATGCTGATCACGTTTGTTCAAGGTCTTATTCAGCAGATCAAGACAAACTAGAAGATTGTATTAAATTCTGTGAAAGCAACTGGAATGAATGTATGGGGGAAATTTCACCTGGATATTGTTTAACCCAAAAGAGGGGAAAAAATGATTGTTTTttctgttatatataaagagtGTTTTTAACAGGAATAAATGTCAAACGAGAAGCGATTATCTGTTTGGAAGAATAAATAACATTGGGttattattaagaaataatattaaattttttatggtttactttaaaaattgattaaaaatgcaatttttttttatttttttgatttttaattttttttttgtggacacacatatatttaaaatatttttgttataattttgcGTAGTTCTAAATTTAGCACGTACCTAAattgatttttattttgaaatattttaagctgtattgcttcttttttttttttttttttttttttttacatttaattttgttgaaACTATTTGATAATTAAAACAATCATTTGATCAAATAGACTAAAAgtgtttcattattttttttttgaaaataactTATTTAACGTAAATAAAtggacataaaaaaaatatatttatgtaaagaAGAAGAATACAATgcattgtattatatttatgcgtactaaaacattttttctttaatatatacatgtgcacacacatattttttatttttatgttattttaaaattaataatttttttaaattttgcaTATTGCACATCAGGAGAGCTTATTCAAAATCTGCTCAAATTGTTGATCTAAAATGTATCCTTATATATGTGTAGTAtacataagcatatatatatttatgcacatatgcatataatatatgggggtatttttttaagtgaaATATCTGTTTAGTAATGGTTGTTTTTAACTTAGagtgttttcatttttctttaagaaatatagatttaaaattattttaagtaATAGGAAATGGTTTTAAACAcaaacatataattaaacaaaaaaagtaaaaaaaaaaaaaatatatatatatatatatatatatacataaggaATAAGTATGTGTAACACGATAATAATTGTAAGATAAAAGTCTTTAGACAATTTTATTCAAATTAGAGTCAACAATATGAAGTCTCTTATACCCCTCCTTTTGATaacatgtaaataaaaaaaattaaaaaaatcttTATGAAAAATGCTAAAATGACGATTAGCGAGTGTAATGCGAGTGGAAATATTCGTATTATGgctgaaaatgaaaaaaaaaaaaaaaaaaaaaaaaaaatgaaaggaaAGTTAAGCATAACGAAGGAAAAGTAATAGGAATGCACTTTTTTTAAACCAAAATTGTgttctttaaaaatgtaaattccTGTGTCCAGTTCAGTAAATAcgatttcatttttttttttttttttttttttgccttttaaatgaatataatacaGATACTGTAGTTAGTAAGAACGTAGTAATATGTGCTAATGATACAGTTACCTCCGTTACACCACCAAAAGAAGTATTGAACACAAGTAATAGCCTTAAAACAACTCTTCCAGCAGCACAACCTGATgctaaaaatggaaatgaaGATACAGGAAGAGTCGACACAAATGTAACAACAATAATGACGAATCCTGAAAACAGTGATAAAGTAAAATCtgcatttttgaaaaatgaaactGGGGTGAAGCTTAATGGTGTATGTGGTGCAGAAGTAGGAATATTTCTGGTTcctcatatatacatatatcttCAAACAAAAGACACAAATATACAATTACAGTCAGAGTTAATACCAATAGATAAAACAATCATACTGGACAAAGGTacgttaaaaaataaatgttcagaagataaaacaaaaacgTTTAAATTTGTGGCATATATTAAAGACAATATATTAACGCTTAAATGGAAAGTATACCCACCTAAACCTGCCCCCAGTGAAGGtaattaagaaaaagaagtaaaaatggtgttaaaaaaaagtaaaagtaaaTCAATTCAGTAAAATTACTGGGACCCCTTTTCTTATACTTCTAACCGTATGTTCACGCTGAATTATCAAGATGATAAACACATTTCAAACTATTATTTAGCTAGATACTTCAGCTAATACGTTCAGATATTTATACccaattatttttcaatttatttattcatattttatataattattcacaattatatatatttatatatatatatgtgttagATAACATCATGGACGTAAGGAAATTTAGAATACCTACCTTAGATGTGCCAATATCCTCAATACAAGTACATACATGGATAGGCAGTAATCGCTCCTACATACttgaaagtaaaaattatgcaataaaaaaaggaattccAGGTTAGATTAATAAAacgaaaatgtaaaataataatatgcgGGTTTCTTTCAGTTGTTTCTCCTTTAACACTTTTATAAAACCATTTTTTCCCCCTATCATAATGTTACTGAGCTATTTGTATGTGTTATGTTCTACTATTGTGCTCCATATCGTTTGgattagttttattttattattttatttttttttcttattctgATTTAATTTCACTTCAACTTGATTCGTTTCACATCATTTttacttcttcttttttagaaaaatgtgAAACAATAGCTACAAATTGCTTTTTGAGTGGATTCACAGATATTGAAAAATGCTATAAATGTACCTTGAGAGTAAGGGGAGAACAGCATTCTGATGTgtgttataaatttatttctaaGGTGGAGGATACACAAAAGGATGCGGACATTCTCACTGCAGGTAGCAGTGAAGACTCTGATGAATACAAACTTAAAGAGTCCATTGATAATATATTGAATCTAATATACAAAACAGAtgtgaataataataaagaattgATAAAATTGGAAGAGTTAGATAATACCTTAAAAATGGAATTAATAAACTATTGCAATTTACTGAAGCAGGTAGATATGAGTGGAACTTTGGAAAATCACGAATTAGCTAACGATATAGAAACGTACAACAATTTAacgaaattattaataaaacatgataatgagaaaaaaacTTCATTACATGATAAACTAAAAAATCCAGCGATATGCATGAAAAATGTACATGAAtggataaaaaatagaagaggATTAGTATTGCCTCAAAtgacatataaaaatgtggcagatattaataatgtaCACCTTAATCAAAATGAGGAACTACAAGATAGTAATAATACAAgtagaaatatatacaaagaaGGGAATAATGAAATCATCGATTTAAccgataataaaaataagaatgtTGACGCTTCTCATTTTACAGATAGTATGTTTTGTAATGATGAATATTGTGATAGATTGAAGGATAAGAATAGCTGCGTTTCAAAAATAGAAGTACAAGATCAGGGAAATTGCTCAATATCTTGGATATTTGCATCTAAGTTGCATTTAGAAAGTATTAAATGCATGAAAGGGTATGAACATGGAAGCATTTCGGCTTTATACGTAGCTAACTGTGCAAACAAAGAAGCCATGGATAAATATCATGTTGGATCTAATCCACTagaatttcttaaaataattgATGATAAAAAGTTTCTTCCTTTAGAATATAACCTCCCATACGCATATGCAAAAGTTGGTAATGACTGTCCGAATCCACAGAAACACTGGACGAATTTATGGACAGGTGCAAAATTAGTAGATTCTAAAAATGAGCCCAATTCGTTGGGGGCTAAAGGATATACCGCCTATGAGAGTGATAAATTTAGGGGAAACATGGACAcgtttatcaaaaaaataaagcatgAAGTTATGCACAAAGGATCTGTAATTGCTTATGTAAAAGTAGAAAATGTAATGGGTTATGATCTTAACGGAAAGAAGGTGCTTAGCGTATGTGGTGATAAAAATGCTGATCACGCGGTAAACATCATTGGATGGGGAAACTACATAAACGATGAAGGAAAGAAGAAGTCTTACTGGATAGTCAGAAATAGCTGGGGTAAGTACTGGGGTGACGACGGAAACTTTAAGGTCGACATACATGGCCCGGAAGAATGTGAACACAATTTCATTCACACTGTTGCAATGTTCAACATAGATATGCCAGTGGCCCAAGTTGTTAAGAACAAGGATgctgaaatatttaattattatggaAAAACATCCCCCgatttttttagtaatttatACTATAAAAGTTTGGAATCAGTAAAGAATAGTAATTCAAGCGGTGGAACATTCTTAGGACAAAATTCGATGGTGCACGGAAACTCAGGGTCAGATACTAAAGCACAAGAAGTATCagcatcatcatcatcatcatcaacaacaacaacaacaggAGAGGAAGGTACAAATCATCATCAAACATCACCTGTTGTAGGAGGAGCAGCAGGAGGAACCGAAGATACAACAGGAAAGCAAACATTGCCTACAGAAGAAAGCGCAACAGTAGAAAAACAGGACGGTGCAACAGAGAAGGAAGTATCACCACCAGCAACAGGAACAGTAAAGGGAACAACATCAGGTGAACCATCAGCAGCACTGTCAAAAGGAGGAGATACAGTTCCAACAGTAAATGACCCATCAAAAGAAGAAGTAGCAGGAAACGGTAAAGGAACACAGGGAAGTCAAGCGAATAAAGGAGCTAATAGTGTTGAAAATGCAGCATCCTCTGAATCGATtgaaataatacatattttaaaacacaTTAAAAATTCCAATGTAAAAATGGGTTTGGTTAAATACGACCATGAATATGAAGTTGGAGAGCACTCATGTATGAGGACCTCTTCAACAAATCCAGAGAAGCATAGTGATTGtgtaaaattttgtaaagaaaaattcgAAGAATGTGAAAAGGAACCTATACCTGGAATCTGTTTAGCAAACTTGTATAAATCAGATGACTGTTTTTTCTGTTATgtataaaatgatataaataattggCGTTTTATCTCCTCGGCATTTTTTTATCGTTATGAAACAGCAGTagctttatttatttttttttaataaaaatgaaattttttaaattgcatcttttaaaaaaggaaaaaattttattttttgtgaatatttagtgatatacatataaatgtgtatatgtatatgtgtatgtgtatgtgtatgtgtatgtgtatgtgtatgtgtatgtgtatgtgtatgtgtatgtgtatgtgtatgtgtatgtgtatgtgtatgtgtatgtgtatgtgtatgtgtatgtgtatgtgtatgtgtatgtgtatgtgtatgtgtatgtgtatgtgtatgtgtatgtgtatgtgtatgtgtatgtgtatgtgtatgtgtatgtgtatgtgtatgtgtatgtgtatgtgtatgtgtatgtgtatgtgtatgtgtatgtgtatgtgtatgtgtatgtgtatgtgtatgtgtatgtgtatgtgtatgtgtatgtgtatgtgtatgtgtatgtgtatgtgtatgtgtatgtgtatgcgTATGTGTATGCGTATGTGTATgcgtatgtgtatgtgtatgtatatgtttctttttttttttttggaacgCGAGGTTCTAAAATGAGTACGCATATGCAtacgaaaaattatataaatgcatgtatgtatatattcgaACGTGTTgcttaatttttccttttttttttttttttatttcacttttCATTTTAGTTTACTCTGTTTTAATAAGGAAATAAATCAACATtttggagaaaaaaaatattttttttatgtaaaaagaattttttttaaactctaaaaattatgtattctTTTAAGAATAATTAGACGTTAGATCAGTTCGCACTAAGGGgacaaaatatgaaatatataatatacatacatgcatacatccatgcatacacatattcatatatgcacacacacacacacacacacatacacacaatcatatacttttatttacGCCCCTCGCGCAATTGCACCTGTTAACTTCTTTTCAACCAATACAATCATTTGTACATAATTCGAAAATACAAGaactatacatataatataaattatcctctattttttcttcatgccattaacacatacatattttaatgcACGCACTTTTTATggagaaaaattaaattttattttgaaaaatgaaataaaaaaccAAAAacgtatttttaaataatagaaaaaatataattaaaataatttttactttttaatatagaaaaaaaaaaaaaaaataaaataatatgtacgTCTTTTAACTGGTGCAAAattaaaagttttatttataagaaaaatattttttaaaaaataatctaaaaatatattgatttAAATTAATGCAACAAGATGAAGTATGGTATTctgtacatttttatgatatGTAAGAgaaaaggcaaaaaaaaaaaaaaaacgtaataatacaataaagaGTACTAATAAGCTATTATAATgattaatgtatttttatcgattttttgaaattttgcGAAATTTTCCATAAAAAAGACAAATACAATGGattgaaaaattaagtacaatacattttgaaaaatgagTAGTCCGTTTATTAGTGCACCATATAATATTGTCATGAAATACTGCATTTTAATACCTTTTACGCAGGTATCTCATTTGGAagtaatacaataaaatgcACAACTGTGAGTGTAAGTGATAACAGGGGAAATGAAGCATCTGAACAACCTCTACAACCTGCACAACCTGGTCCTCAGACACATGAGCCATCTAATTCTCAAGTACAAAACTCATCTAATCCGAACATATCCGATTTAACTGTTACAACTCCTCCAGTTGCACAAAATCTATCACATGAAACTCCCAAAAATGGTTCAAGTCAATCTCCACCTCAAAATGGGCCTTTGCTTTCCTCTCCATCAGCCGTTAATAATGGACAACCCAATGTAAGTTCTGGTGGAGCTGTATCCCCCAACTTAAGTTCTGCTGGAAACTCTAATGGGGCAACGCAATTAAGTGCAGAATCGCAAAATGGTGCTGTTTCACCTAAAGTACCAAATTATCATAACATGGCTAAGATAGAATCtgctttattaaaaaatcataCGGGGGTAAGAATTACAGGACCATGTAATGAAGAAGTTGGGGTGTTTCTAattccatatatttatataactgtTAAAAGTAAAACAGATAATATAGAACTATCATCTAAATTTCCTCAATCAGATAATGAAGTATTagaatttaaaaaggaaaaagaagaattacAGAATAAGTGTGGACAAGATTCAAAAAAAAcgtttaaatttataatatatattcaacaGGATGTGTTAACTCTTAAATGGAAAGTTTACCCATCTGAACCATCAAGCGATGCAAGTAATGCtaagaaagaataaataagtaaataaatatgttaataaataaataagtatatatatgaataagcatataaataaataagcatataaataaataggcatataaataaataagcatataaataaataagcatataaataaataggcatataaataaataagcatataaataaataaacatataaataaataagcatataaataaaataagtaaatataaaatcgTAATAATACCACTTTTTTATGCTTAATGTGGTTGAAGAATAGAAaagaaagggaaaaaaaaaaaaaatttactacttaattatagtaaatttcaaatattcacattttaaaataataattcataaataattcaTCTGTGTGCAGATTTTTTGTTATCTTTCTACGTATATATGGATGTCTTATATGATTTCGTTCTGTTGTTTACATATTAGGTAATGTCAAAGCTGatgtaagaaaatataaaataccaAAACTAGAAACACCAATAACATCAATTCAAGTGCATACTGCGGCAGTTGAAGAGGGAAAGGCTTTTCTCAAAAGTAAGGATTACTCAATAAAAAACGATATTCCAGGTTagtcttgaaaaaaaaagacaaaacaAAGTATATCTTAACATATAACAAAACACGAACAAAATTGATGCAAAAAATAAGGACACTGACCCTTTTTCCCTATTGTATGTAGATACTTACAAAGTGATAATTATAGTCGCGAATGACCATgtgttcttttatttattttattttatttccttttttttttttttttttttataccttAACAGTTAAATGTGAGCAAATAGCAAGCGCTTGCTTCTTAAGTGGTAACACAGATATAGAGAAATGTTATACGTGTAACTTGCTAATTCAGAATACTCCTACTTCGgataaatgttttaattatgtGTCTAGTGATATTAAGGAAAATCTTAATGATATTGAAATTATCGCACAAGATGATGAAGGATCTAATGAATATAAACTTACAGAATCTATTAGcaatataatgaaaagtaTTTATAAGACAGATAAaggtaataaaaaagaattaaaaaaatttgaagatTTGGATGATATTTCAAAAGCAGAGTTAATGAATTACTGTATGTTATTAAAAGAAGTAGATACAAATGGAACGTTAGAAATGAATGAGTTAGGTAAAGAAACAGATGTGTTCAATAATATATCGAGATTgttaaaaaatcatattcAAGAAAATAATACGGCACTAGTAAAGAAGTTAAAAAATGCAGCAATGTGtatgaaatatattgatAACTGGGTAGTAAATAAAACGGGACTAATATTACCTGAATTGTCATacaaaaaattggaaaataCTAATGACGTGTATCTTAACGAAAACGGTGAACTacaaattcataaaaatggaTATGGCCATATTGACAAAGAAGGGGATAATAATAAAGGGGATCTCACAAATGTAGATAAAGACTCAAAGGTTTTATCTATTCCAGTGACAAATGGCATGTTTTGCAATGAAGAGTACTGTGATAGATGGAAAGATAAGAATAGCTGTGTTTCAAAAATAGAAGCACAAGATCAGGGAAGTTGTGCAACATCTTGGATATTTGCATCTAAATTACATCTCGAAACTATTAGATGTATGAAGGGTTATGAACATGCGAGCAGTTCGGCATTATACGTTGCCAATTGTGCGAATAAAGAGGCTAAGGATAAGTGTCATGTTGGATCTAACCCATTagaatttcttaaaattatcGATGAAAATAAGTTCCTACCTTTAGAAGTAAACCTTCCATACTCATATGCAAATGTTGGTAATGAGTGTCCGAATCCCCAGAATCACTGGACGAATTTATGGGCAAATGTAGAATTATTAGATTCTAAAGATGAGCCCAATTCGTTGGGGGCTAAAGGATATACCGCCTATGAGAGTGATAAATTTAGGGGAAACATGGAAacgtttattaaaaaaataaagcatgAAGTTATGCACAAAGGATCTGTAATTGCTTATGTAAAAGTAGAAAATGTAATGGGTTATGATCTTAACGGAAAGAAGGTGCTTAGCGTATGTGGTGATAAAAATGCTGATCACGCGGTAAACATCATTGGATGGGGCAACTACATAAACGATGAAGGAAAGAAGAAGTCTTACTGGATAGTCAGAAATAGCTGGGGGATGTACTGGGGGGAAGAAGGAAATTTTAAGGTCGACATATATGGCCCCGAAAAATGTGAACATAACTTCATACACTCTGTTGTAAAGTTCAACATCGATATACCATTATCAAAAGTCAATACGAAGAAAGAAGctgaattatataattactaCCTTAAGACCTCCCCAGatttttatagtaatttatatttcaacAGTTTGAGCGCAGAAAAGGCTAATGATTTAAGTACCAATAAAGTGTTAGATCAGATGACCGTTCATGGGCAAGCAGTAGAAGAAAGCTCAGAAGGAACAAGTGGACAACATGGACAACATGGACAACATGGACAACCTGAATCAACATCATCATCAGAAACAGTAGCGGAATCTTCGGCCCAAGGTTTAGACTCAGCAGCAAGTGATGTTCCAGATGTCCAGAAGTTTGAAgtagtacatatattaaaacatattaaaaatagtaaatcgAAAACAACTTTAGTTAAATACGATTATTACTACGACTTTGGAGATCATGCTTGTTCAAGAACACAAGCATCAAACCCAGAGAAGTTGGGAGATTGTATAtcattttgtaataataattggGATACATGTAGAAGATCAGTTTCACCAGGATACTGTTTgactaaattaaaaaaaacgaaCGAATGCCTTTTCTGTTTCGtgtgaaatattttacatgaaaaatattagctactgaatattacataaaaaatattacatactAAATATTacacatttataattattactcttttttttaagaagCAAATTctcacatattttttatttttttaaggactaaaatattaaatatttatttattttttttttttttttttgtatccttaaaaaaggaaaaaggaaatactattttaatttttcacgaaaatttttattttcatatgtttaattttgttttgaGCTTAGATAAGTTCtaaactaaaaatataaaacaagcatgcatacacatatatatatatatatatatatttaatacgtgcatatactaatacgtgcatatatataatgtgtgcatatatataatatgtgcgtatatataattcgtgcacatatatatgtgtatactcatatatttaatgtacCTATTATTTTGTGAATGActtcttattttcattacCCTCTAATTCATTTCGGTGTAATTAAGAAAATGTTGAGAATGCACTTAAAGag
This genomic window contains:
- the PmUG01_04024600 gene encoding serine-repeat antigen, putative, with protein sequence MKTRITLFLVLYIVLGKIITECTEKPPEAPVLPKDGNTASSGTGSTSSQTPLPSQPPPTGSLPSASPGVPLTPEPAKQEASDRETETLSQGKDLPNEVATNGGNTNGGTPPPNAPETANTPNIILVKSALLKDYNGVKITGPCKAKFHLFLVPHITIEVETENNKIILKSKLDELKKKKKGQSIDQDLNKNLEFEKNKDNLKNTCTNGKTFKFVVYTEGNTLTLKWMVYDTEIAASTKKNVDMRKYLMKNLDRPITAIQVYSSEANAKTFLVESKGYSIKSNMPEMCELIAINCFLSGNIDIDKCYQCTLLTEHADKNNECFKYVSSEVKDKFNEIKAKGQDDENPTHIELTQVIDNILKKMYKMDENNNMQLIIFEGLDDKLKSELINYCKLIKEIDTSGALENYEMGNETDIFNNLTTLLQTHAEETYSSLQHKLTNAAICMKNVNDWIKNKTGLILPVLSYNTIENQGNPLSSEQSEVEDNKTGTENTENGNYDGVINLVSLEESNVNTSHVTDTMYCNEDYCDRWKDKNSCVSKIETKDQGNCATSWIFASKVHLETIRCMKGYEHASSSALYVANCANKEAKDKCHVGSNPLEFLKIIDENKFLPLEVNLPYSYAKVGNACPNPQNHWTNLWANVELLDSKDEPNSLGAKGYTAYESDKFKGNIDAFINIIKHEIMHKGSVIAYVKAKSVMGYNLNGKKVLNVCGDKNPDHAVNIIGWGNYINIEGNEKPYWIIKNSWGKYWGDDGNFKVDMYGSEQCEHNFIHSVAIFNIDMPMDDVTAEKDAGLYNYFLKTSPDFYNNLYNKNFNQETYNASYNEKALAGNSEIYGSEEAAEASQLAGAAVSPVSPAKEEVPPKHPEEVLSTTQPRASTAASGEQTLSPTPVSPPSAPVPPSAPVPTSTPVSTSAPVPTSAPVPTSTPVSTSAPVPTSTSGQAPQTSAVKAEVATTPKSTTVADVKVFHVLKYIKNTKVKMNLVKYNTRAAIDADHVCSRSYSADQDKLEDCIKFCESNWNECMGEISPGYCLTQKRGKNDCFFCYI
- the PmUG01_04024700 gene encoding serine-repeat antigen, putative, translated to MKNAKMTISEYTVVSKNVVICANDTVTSVTPPKEVLNTSNSLKTTLPAAQPDAKNGNEDTGRVDTNVTTIMTNPENSDKVKSAFLKNETGVKLNGVCGAEVGIFLVPHIYIYLQTKDTNIQLQSELIPIDKTIILDKDNIMDVRKFRIPTLDVPISSIQVHTWIGSNRSYILESKNYAIKKGIPEKCETIATNCFLSGFTDIEKCYKCTLRVRGEQHSDVCYKFISKVEDTQKDADILTAGSSEDSDEYKLKESIDNILNLIYKTDVNNNKELIKLEELDNTLKMELINYCNLLKQVDMSGTLENHELANDIETYNNLTKLLIKHDNEKKTSLHDKLKNPAICMKNVHEWIKNRRGLVLPQMTYKNVADINNVHLNQNEELQDSNNTSRNIYKEGNNEIIDLTDNKNKNVDASHFTDSMFCNDEYCDRLKDKNSCVSKIEVQDQGNCSISWIFASKLHLESIKCMKGYEHGSISALYVANCANKEAMDKYHVGSNPLEFLKIIDDKKFLPLEYNLPYAYAKVGNDCPNPQKHWTNLWTGAKLVDSKNEPNSLGAKGYTAYESDKFRGNMDTFIKKIKHEVMHKGSVIAYVKVENVMGYDLNGKKVLSVCGDKNADHAVNIIGWGNYINDEGKKKSYWIVRNSWGKYWGDDGNFKVDIHGPEECEHNFIHTVAMFNIDMPVAQVVKNKDAEIFNYYGKTSPDFFSNLYYKSLESVKNSNSSGGTFLGQNSMVHGNSGSDTKAQEVSASSSSSSTTTTTGEEGTNHHQTSPVVGGAAGGTEDTTGKQTLPTEESATVEKQDGATEKEVSPPATGTVKGTTSGEPSAALSKGGDTVPTVNDPSKEEVAGNGKGTQGSQANKGANSVENAASSESIEIIHILKHIKNSNVKMGLVKYDHEYEVGEHSCMRTSSTNPEKHSDCVKFCKEKFEECEKEPIPGICLANLYKSDDCFFCYV
- the PmUG01_04024800 gene encoding serine-repeat antigen, putative, giving the protein MKYGILYIFMICISFGSNTIKCTTVSVSDNRGNEASEQPLQPAQPGPQTHEPSNSQVQNSSNPNISDLTVTTPPVAQNLSHETPKNGSSQSPPQNGPLLSSPSAVNNGQPNVSSGGAVSPNLSSAGNSNGATQLSAESQNGAVSPKVPNYHNMAKIESALLKNHTGVRITGPCNEEVGVFLIPYIYITVKSKTDNIELSSKFPQSDNEVLEFKKEKEELQNKCGQDSKKTFKFIIYIQQDVLTLKWKVYPSEPSSDASNVKADVRKYKIPKLETPITSIQVHTAAVEEGKAFLKSKDYSIKNDIPVKCEQIASACFLSGNTDIEKCYTCNLLIQNTPTSDKCFNYVSSDIKENLNDIEIIAQDDEGSNEYKLTESISNIMKSIYKTDKGNKKELKKFEDLDDISKAELMNYCMLLKEVDTNGTLEMNELGKETDVFNNISRLLKNHIQENNTALVKKLKNAAMCMKYIDNWVVNKTGLILPELSYKKLENTNDVYLNENGELQIHKNGYGHIDKEGDNNKGDLTNVDKDSKVLSIPVTNGMFCNEEYCDRWKDKNSCVSKIEAQDQGSCATSWIFASKLHLETIRCMKGYEHASSSALYVANCANKEAKDKCHVGSNPLEFLKIIDENKFLPLEVNLPYSYANVGNECPNPQNHWTNLWANVELLDSKDEPNSLGAKGYTAYESDKFRGNMETFIKKIKHEVMHKGSVIAYVKVENVMGYDLNGKKVLSVCGDKNADHAVNIIGWGNYINDEGKKKSYWIVRNSWGMYWGEEGNFKVDIYGPEKCEHNFIHSVVKFNIDIPLSKVNTKKEAELYNYYLKTSPDFYSNLYFNSLSAEKANDLSTNKVLDQMTVHGQAVEESSEGTSGQHGQHGQHGQPESTSSSETVAESSAQGLDSAASDVPDVQKFEVVHILKHIKNSKSKTTLVKYDYYYDFGDHACSRTQASNPEKLGDCISFCNNNWDTCRRSVSPGYCLTKLKKTNECLFCFV